Proteins from a genomic interval of Flammeovirgaceae bacterium SG7u.111:
- the atpD gene encoding F0F1 ATP synthase subunit beta has protein sequence MAKKGKITQVIGAVVDVSFEDDAHLPNILNALEVERPDGSKLILEVQTHLGEDRVRTIAMESTEGLQRGTAVLDLGEPISMPVGDEIKGRLFNVVGQAIDGIDNPDTDQRLPIHRSAPAFDQLSTKTEVLYTGIKVIDLLEPYAKGGKIGLFGGAGVGKTVLIQELINNIALGYDGISVFAGVGERTREGNDLLREMIEADIVDYGKDFKHSMEEGGWDLSKVDKDALKNSKLSMVFGQMNEPPGARARVALSGLTVAENFRDGDGDGKGRDILFFIDNIFRFTQAGSEVSALLGRMPSAVGYQPTLATEMGAMQERITSTKNGSITSVQAVYVPADDLTDPAPATTFSHLDATTVLSRKIAELGIYPAVDPLDSSSRIMSREILGDEHYNTAQRVILTLQRYQELQDIIAILGMDELSEEDKQIVARARRVQRFLSQPFHVAEQFTGIPGAFVDIKDTIRGFNEIMDGKYDYLPEAAFNLKGTIEEVVTAGEKMLADAK, from the coding sequence AAAGAAAGGTAAAATCACCCAGGTAATCGGGGCGGTAGTCGATGTGAGCTTTGAAGATGACGCCCACCTACCCAATATCCTTAACGCATTGGAAGTTGAGCGTCCTGATGGATCAAAACTTATCCTCGAAGTTCAAACGCACCTTGGTGAAGATAGAGTAAGAACCATTGCGATGGAATCTACAGAAGGTCTTCAACGTGGTACTGCAGTACTCGATCTTGGAGAGCCTATCTCCATGCCTGTTGGGGATGAAATTAAAGGAAGGCTTTTTAATGTAGTAGGTCAAGCTATTGACGGTATCGATAATCCTGATACTGATCAAAGACTTCCTATTCACAGAAGTGCTCCTGCTTTTGATCAGCTATCTACCAAAACTGAAGTTCTTTACACTGGTATCAAAGTAATTGACCTTTTGGAACCTTATGCTAAAGGTGGTAAAATCGGTTTGTTCGGTGGTGCAGGTGTTGGAAAAACCGTACTTATTCAAGAGTTGATCAACAATATAGCACTTGGATATGATGGTATTTCGGTATTTGCTGGTGTAGGTGAGCGTACTCGTGAGGGTAATGACTTGTTGCGGGAGATGATCGAAGCCGATATCGTTGATTACGGTAAAGATTTTAAGCATAGCATGGAAGAAGGAGGATGGGATTTGAGCAAAGTAGATAAAGACGCTTTGAAAAACTCAAAACTATCTATGGTGTTCGGTCAGATGAACGAACCTCCTGGGGCAAGAGCTAGGGTTGCGCTTTCTGGTCTGACAGTTGCTGAAAACTTTAGGGACGGTGATGGCGATGGCAAAGGTCGTGATATCCTTTTCTTTATTGACAATATTTTCCGTTTCACACAAGCAGGTTCAGAAGTATCGGCTCTTTTGGGTAGGATGCCATCTGCGGTAGGTTACCAACCTACGCTTGCTACTGAAATGGGTGCTATGCAAGAGCGTATTACTTCAACTAAAAATGGTTCAATTACATCGGTACAAGCGGTATATGTACCTGCCGATGATTTGACTGACCCAGCTCCTGCAACTACATTCTCTCACTTAGATGCTACTACGGTACTTTCTCGTAAAATTGCCGAGCTTGGTATTTATCCTGCGGTGGATCCATTGGATTCTTCTTCAAGGATTATGTCAAGAGAAATCCTAGGTGATGAGCATTACAATACTGCTCAACGTGTGATCCTTACTCTTCAGCGTTACCAAGAACTTCAGGATATTATTGCCATCCTTGGTATGGACGAACTTTCTGAAGAAGATAAGCAAATTGTTGCTAGAGCTCGTAGGGTTCAGCGTTTCTTATCTCAGCCTTTCCACGTTGCCGAGCAATTTACTGGTATCCCTGGTGCTTTTGTTGATATCAAAGATACCATCAGAGGTTTCAATGAGATCATGGATGGTAAGTATGACTACCTTCCAGAGGCTGCTTTCAACTTGAAAGGAACTATCGAAGAGGTAGTTACGGCTGGTGAGAAAATGTTGGCTGACGCTAAGTAA
- the atpC gene encoding ATP synthase F1 subunit epsilon, whose product MYLEIITPDKKVFEGEVTGVKVPGSAGTFEMLNNHAPIVSTLARGEVRVKQKDGRKTFEIDGGLVEMRNNKVVILTEALVSE is encoded by the coding sequence ATGTATCTTGAAATAATCACACCAGATAAAAAGGTTTTTGAAGGCGAAGTAACTGGCGTGAAAGTGCCAGGCTCAGCGGGAACTTTCGAAATGCTCAATAATCACGCTCCTATTGTAAGTACTTTGGCAAGAGGAGAGGTGAGGGTAAAGCAGAAAGATGGTCGTAAGACTTTTGAAATAGACGGAGGTTTGGTTGAGATGCGCAACAACAAAGTTGTGATTCTTACCGAAGCTCTTGTAAGCGAATAA
- a CDS encoding serine hydrolase domain-containing protein — MRRLVHFLLSGGVLLLLCTVGFFFSLLHNNKRASEHKIVALPDSAAFEQNVDSLETIIRAYMERTGVHGLSLAISYNDQLVYAKGFGFADIQTQERVTPSHLFRIASVSKLITAWGIMRLVEEGEISTDDCVFGQSGILKEFRSSYRDAYDISVEHLLTHCAGWNRRSYGDPMFKTRQIGNATGKLRPSVDDIINYVLARRMPYAPGEHYDYSNFGYAVLGRIIEEVSDMEYEEYIKEVLLDRTNIEGMYVGRNYVEEKFEKEVTYYDERRGSGRIAFNGSGKMVPAPYGGSDITTLAAAGGWVTSPVNLLKLLAHYNTNPYVRDFISKPSAYKMAQRYGPGKIPFGWRGSDGKERWWRTGTLSGVSALMVRENPKVSWAVVINTSSENSSYFHSDFSLIMEEFLQKNQSWPDHDLFAHYF, encoded by the coding sequence ATGCGAAGACTGGTTCATTTTCTTTTGTCTGGAGGAGTATTATTGCTGCTTTGCACAGTAGGCTTCTTTTTTTCCTTACTTCATAACAATAAAAGAGCAAGTGAGCATAAAATAGTTGCCTTGCCAGATTCTGCGGCTTTTGAGCAGAATGTTGATAGTTTGGAGACAATAATTCGAGCTTATATGGAAAGGACGGGGGTTCATGGTTTGTCCTTAGCCATTTCTTATAACGATCAACTTGTATATGCCAAAGGTTTTGGCTTTGCCGATATCCAGACTCAAGAAAGAGTTACTCCATCTCATTTATTCCGAATAGCAAGTGTATCGAAACTGATTACCGCTTGGGGTATCATGCGCTTGGTGGAAGAAGGTGAAATTTCAACGGATGATTGTGTGTTTGGGCAAAGTGGCATTCTAAAAGAGTTCAGAAGTTCGTATCGTGATGCATATGATATTAGTGTGGAACATTTGCTTACTCACTGTGCGGGTTGGAATAGGAGAAGTTACGGAGACCCAATGTTCAAAACTCGCCAAATAGGAAATGCTACAGGTAAACTTCGTCCCTCAGTTGACGATATTATTAACTATGTGCTGGCGCGGCGCATGCCTTATGCCCCAGGTGAGCATTACGATTATTCCAATTTTGGTTATGCCGTTTTGGGGAGGATTATCGAAGAGGTTTCTGATATGGAATATGAAGAGTATATAAAGGAGGTGCTGCTTGATAGGACGAACATTGAAGGAATGTATGTGGGAAGAAACTACGTCGAGGAGAAGTTTGAAAAAGAGGTAACATATTATGATGAGAGGAGGGGAAGTGGGCGAATCGCCTTCAATGGTTCTGGGAAAATGGTGCCAGCTCCATATGGGGGAAGTGATATTACTACTTTAGCCGCGGCAGGAGGTTGGGTTACCTCTCCAGTAAACCTTCTCAAGCTTCTAGCTCATTATAATACAAATCCGTATGTGCGAGATTTCATATCAAAACCTTCTGCATATAAAATGGCTCAAAGATATGGTCCGGGCAAAATACCTTTTGGGTGGAGAGGTTCGGATGGTAAGGAGAGATGGTGGCGAACAGGAACGCTTTCAGGAGTTTCTGCTTTAATGGTTAGGGAAAATCCCAAAGTCAGCTGGGCAGTAGTTATCAACACCAGTAGTGAAAACTCTTCTTATTTTCATTCCGACTTCTCGTTGATTATGGAAGAGTTTCTACAAAAGAACCAATCTTGGCCTGATCATGATTTATTTGCTCACTATTTTTGA
- a CDS encoding NUDIX hydrolase yields the protein MEKEWHEIAKRIQALAQNGITFTEGKYDMERYEELREISAQMMSMYTDTPIEKVRDVFNFEHGYQTPKVDVRGVVFKENKILMVQEEQDGKWSLPGGWADVNYSPRQIAVKEVWEETGLRVEPVKLLAVLDKACHPHPLEPYQAYKFFIHCKIIRGELRTSIETLDVRFFGVDELPQLSAERVLKYQIEKMFELVEDPNSATLFD from the coding sequence ATGGAAAAAGAATGGCATGAAATAGCAAAACGTATACAAGCTCTTGCTCAAAATGGCATCACCTTTACAGAAGGGAAGTATGACATGGAGCGCTATGAGGAGTTGCGGGAGATAAGTGCGCAAATGATGTCTATGTATACTGATACGCCTATAGAAAAGGTAAGAGATGTTTTCAACTTTGAACATGGTTACCAAACGCCAAAGGTAGATGTAAGAGGGGTTGTATTTAAGGAGAATAAAATATTGATGGTTCAAGAAGAGCAGGATGGGAAATGGTCATTGCCAGGTGGCTGGGCAGATGTGAACTATTCACCTCGCCAAATTGCAGTGAAAGAAGTTTGGGAAGAAACAGGGCTAAGAGTAGAACCAGTAAAGCTTTTGGCAGTATTGGATAAAGCTTGCCACCCTCATCCGCTGGAGCCCTATCAGGCGTATAAATTTTTCATCCACTGTAAAATTATAAGAGGTGAATTAAGAACAAGTATAGAAACACTAGATGTAAGGTTTTTTGGAGTTGATGAACTCCCCCAGCTGTCTGCAGAGCGAGTGTTGAAATATCAAATTGAGAAAATGTTTGAATTAGTAGAAGATCCTAACTCTGCTACATTATTCGATTAG